The following nucleotide sequence is from Aedes aegypti strain LVP_AGWG chromosome 3, AaegL5.0 Primary Assembly, whole genome shotgun sequence.
CACCACTGTTggctgccgagcagttggttgaGCATGCAAAATACACACCCAGTTTATAATtaagaatagcaatttatccttaagtcctatcaaaatgtggtcttcagcaaacttggagctgaaaggatttcacataagCAGAGGTTTTTCgctttttcttaaaatattatgTCGAAATGATAGAAGCCTGAATacaaaaagttggcgttttccatagtaatctccatataaacttcaaatggcttgtgcacagtcaaatttcttccgaatcatttcaaactttgggaggatgctatttaccataatttgaatcgtttaagcataggggagccaacaattcaaaatttgcatcactctaatacaCTATCTATCTACACAGTCTATGATATTACTCCAAAGTAAATGCATGAAGTACCACCACTGTGAATATCTTAATTTTACCTCAATCCGGATTATATCATTCTTTTCCGAGTGAAGTGTTTTTTTCTTACTGCCATTTCCGCCGTCCCTCAATGACGAAAAGAACAATTTCCTGAAAATATAATAGAACTTGCTTCACAATAGTTGAAGACTAGACTGGAGAGATCAGTTATGAAAACTATTGTACGAAATAGTCACAAGTTCTAGTGAATTATATGAATACTTACACGTAGTCGACTCCTATAATACTTCTTTCTACGTCTTGATCACTTCAAGCACATGTTGAGTTCGGAGTTTTCGATGTTGACAGGTGCGCTTTGCCGAAACTCagtaaaaatgtttgtttgccGATGGTTATGGCAAAATAGATAACCGAATCTCAGTAATTCGCCTAAATAACCAATATTCGTCAATTTGCATCTGTCCATATCGTTCATCTGTCAACATCAAACGAGATTTCAGTTAAAATATGTTTCACCGACTgatctgccgtgaatcgcaagtcagtcccatctgtaaaaagtaggcattgaaaaaatgggctgtgaagttttaaaactcgttttccatacgaatattcaaaaaattccagaggattggaacatgttcgaatcctaatgaaactttcacaatttgcttttcactacgatatttttctgagaaaaatataaagatgatcaaaccacggttgatttttatgttacacggtgcggataTCTATCGTGGGACTGATATGTGATTACTTtacattatgggacaattttacttgatatttttccttACTTTTTCCGAATAAATCTTATTTTAGCCAACGGTGACtgatgattttgatgaaaaatatagTGACCAACAACTCTGAATTTTCCCGGAATCAAATGAACGATTATCAGTCCACttgaaaaccaaaattttagacACTCGAACTTGCGCCTTTTTCGGCGAGTTTTATTCGGTCTGATTTCCGTCAAACCCATTTctgttgaaatatttcaataggAAAAAGCGCGCCAAAGTGAAGAAGAATGACATCGCGGTGTCTTCATTTCGATTGTTTGAAAACAACCTGATGGTGatatcgttttacaaattttcaaattgaaaaacaatttatcGTCATGTCTATcgcggaaaataaaacattattcACTCAAATGATACATAAACTTGGACTATCTGAGCATGAGCAGTTACTACCGTAAGTAGTTTTTGTCGAACCTCGTATTCTCTTCATTATCTCAACCGATTCATGATTCCACAGGAAATCAACAGAATTGCTGCGATTGCTTCAGTCGAAATCTACCGGAAGTAACGTCGATTTGCAGGCTTACGCAAAGGTTATCATCTGCATTGATTTGGCCGCTAACCTCCTGGGTCTACCGTTCGATAATGAGACCGCGTCAAAGCTATGTGGCTTGAAAAAGACAGCCTACGCAAATGGCAAAAGAAcgctggagaaaatcctcgacATCAGTAAAGTAATCGGAATAAACGAAATGTGCATCCAACTTGGACTCAACCAGGTTCAGAAGGAGGCCCTCACAATGTTGGAAAACTACAAACGCTACGTGGGAGGAGTCAAGGCTGAGGTTGATTTCGCCCATCCCCAATACGCGACCATGGCCGTTTTTCAGGCCTGCAAAAAGATGAAGGTGAAACCTCCGAAGACGAAACTTGTTGCTTTTAGCCATTTGAAACCGACCCAGTGGACGATGTTGGAGAAGAATTGGGACAATTTCCTAGCTCAAAGCAATCAGCGTTCTGCCGCGGCGGCGGCAAAACCGGTTAAGGAAGCGGCTGCTCAATTGAGTCCTGAGGAAGAGGTCGCGGTGATGGACACACGGATAATCGGAGCTAAGCACTGCTCTCCTGAGAAGATTGAACCCTATGTGAATTGGAAGAAACGAATGCTGGAGAAAGCTTACCGGGATTTGAAGGCACTGCAGGCTCGGTAATTCCTTTTGATGTGTTgagattaaataaagataatttAGTTCGTAATAAAAAGTAGCATAAGAAGTTGTACATACCATATTATGAAATAAatactaaaataaatatttttttgaaaatgagaATCTCACGTGTTACACTATTTTTCGAGGTTCATGTAATATCGATATGCGAGGTAAAATTTAAATTACAGTCActccacgcagttgaatcacccacaatttatgaatcagctgacttcaaaagacaaaattattatcaaacttgtcacaaaacatcacagaattatttttactgataagaaactatgtgtaaaaataattctgtgatgttttgtgacaagtttgataataattttattttttgaaatcagctgattcataaattgtgggtgattcaactgcgtggggtcactgtactaATGTGAGATACAAGTTTGAAAGCATTTCTTCACATCAAAACGTAAAATTCAGggctatctatcttctatatattctattatataaataaaaatggagtgg
It contains:
- the LOC5573062 gene encoding origin recognition complex subunit 6, whose protein sequence is MSIAENKTLFTQMIHKLGLSEHEQLLPKSTELLRLLQSKSTGSNVDLQAYAKVIICIDLAANLLGLPFDNETASKLCGLKKTAYANGKRTLEKILDISKVIGINEMCIQLGLNQVQKEALTMLENYKRYVGGVKAEVDFAHPQYATMAVFQACKKMKVKPPKTKLVAFSHLKPTQWTMLEKNWDNFLAQSNQRSAAAAAKPVKEAAAQLSPEEEVAVMDTRIIGAKHCSPEKIEPYVNWKKRMLEKAYRDLKALQAR